The sequence CCTGTGCTGTCTTAACCCTCCCCTTCAGATGGGGGAGGGTCAGGGAGGGGGTGGGGAGAGGGGCGAGCCATCCGCCGGGCGAGGAGGAGCACGAACCCCGCCGCGAGCACCACGTCACCGATGCTGAACGCGGAGCTCAAGGGCACGGCGGCGGGGAGATATAGGAAGTCTCCGAGGAAGTTGAGCCTCGTTGCTGGCCCCATGAGCACTGTATTTCCCTGACGTGTCCCCTGTTCCAGGGCCGCGGCCACCCGGTCGAGCCCGGCCTGGCGGAGGGCCTCGGCCGAGGCCGGCATGTACCCCCCGTTGGCGGCGATGGCGATCAGGTTGAGCAAGAGTCCGCCCCCCATGACGAGGATCTCCGGGTACCGCCGGTTCAGGCCGGTGAATACCAGCAAGAACAGGTAGGAGGTCAGGTGGAGCCAGACCGTGCCCACCGTGACCAGCGGTCCGGCGCTGCCCAACGGGAAGATGAGGAGTTGGATCACCAATGCCATCACGATGAGCCACAGGCCCCGCAGCCGGAGCCGGGCGAGGTGGGCCAAGCTCCCGCGGCGCAGCAGGCCGGCCAAGACCCCGATGACAACCGCCCAGAGGAGGACCATCTACTGAACGAGCTTGAGGAACTCATCCACCAACTGGGGATCGAGCTCCTTCCCTTTCATCTCCTGGAGGATCCGGCGGGCTTCCTCTTTGGAGTAGGCCTTCCGGTAGGGGCGGTCGGAGGTGAGGGCGCTCCACACATCGGCCACGGCGAGGATCCGCGCCCCGAGCGGGATCTTTTTGCCGGCCAGGCCATCGGGGTACCCGCTTCCGTCCCAGTGTTCGTGCTCGTGCTTGACGATGTCCAGGACCCCCTCGTAGATCTCCAAGCCCTGAAGGAGCTCGGCGCTGGTCACCGGATGCCGCGTCATGATCGCCCATTCCTCGGGGGAGAGCTTGGTCGGTTTGAGGAGGATGCGGTCAGGGACGGCGATCTTGCCCAGGTCATGGACCCGCGCCGCGGCGGCGACCTGTTCCGTTTCCTCCTCCGGGAGGCGCAGGGCCCGGGCCAGCCGCTCCGCGAGCTTGGCCACCTCGGTGGAGTGCTCTCCGGTGTAGGGGTCACGCTCCCCGACGACACGGGCGATGCGCTCAAACGCCTGTTGGGCCTGTTGGCGCAACCGGGCATAGCCGCGGATGGATGCCTGCACCACCGTGAGCGGGCTGAGCATGAGCAGGATGTACCATGGAGAAAGGGTGTACAGAACCGCAATAAGGATCCCGAGGATTCCGATGGATAATAATTGAGTTAGCAAGTGACGCAAGTAGAACTTGAGCTGATAGACAAAAGAGATCTTTTCGGTAAGGTAGACAATGAGGGCCACCGCCGACTTATTGACAATTGTGTACGTAATGAAAGCGAAAGATAGAGGGACAAAGTGCCAAATCGTTGTGTATGGTGGGGGAGTTCCGCCGAGGGCTTTAAGCACAAGGGCCGCCGTGGTGACCGAGATCACGAGCTGGCCCACGTTGAACCCGATATAGGCAGCGAAGAGGGACTTGTTCTTGCTTAGGACTTTCCAGCAAAGGAGGAGCTCGGCCGGCAAGGTGGCGAGAAGCACGGTGAGGATCCCAAGCGGAGCGCCTCCGATGTAGACCGCGGCGGTGCACACCGCCATTGCCGCGGAGGTGCTCCTCTTGGCGATGACCTCGACCTCGAAGAGCTCGCATAGAAAATCGATGCTGGCAAGGAGAAGCCAGACGAGGATGAACTGCGGGGTGAGTTTAGCTTGTGGAACGAAGACAAGGATACAAGCGAGCGCGGCAACCACCACCGCGACGATGTAAACCCGAGCACCCGTGGGTAAGCGCATCGCCAGCAAGCTTAGCGAAACTTAAAGGGGGGCACCGCCCCCCATGATCACCTTCGTCGGTGATGAACGACCTAGAGCTTCAGGGCTTCCACTTGTCGTTGGCCCCGCTGAGGAGCATGAACGCCGCCAGGGCCAGCAGCACATAGAGGCCGCGCGCGCCCAGCGCCTTAACGATGAACCGCCCCACCCGATCACCAACCTTGCTCGAAGTCCCCCACTTCATCGTTGCCCTCCTTTACCGCAAGTTTGCCTTCTTTGTTCACCTTTTCCTAGTCGTTTGTCCCGTTAACCAGGGAAATCCAGCTTAAGCCAACCATCACCCCCCAGTTTGTGATCTATATTCTATATTGCTTTCAACCGCAGTATACAGGAATCCTCCTGGGCGTGTCAAGCCCCAGTGAGGTGCCCCCGTTTGATGTACCACCCCGAGCGCGAGCCAGGGACCTGCCCCGG comes from Candidatus Acetothermia bacterium and encodes:
- a CDS encoding DUF5317 domain-containing protein — protein: MVLLWAVVIGVLAGLLRRGSLAHLARLRLRGLWLIVMALVIQLLIFPLGSAGPLVTVGTVWLHLTSYLFLLVFTGLNRRYPEILVMGGGLLLNLIAIAANGGYMPASAEALRQAGLDRVAAALEQGTRQGNTVLMGPATRLNFLGDFLYLPAAVPLSSAFSIGDVVLAAGFVLLLARRMARPSPHPLPDPPPSEGEG
- a CDS encoding HD domain-containing protein; the protein is MRLPTGARVYIVAVVVAALACILVFVPQAKLTPQFILVWLLLASIDFLCELFEVEVIAKRSTSAAMAVCTAAVYIGGAPLGILTVLLATLPAELLLCWKVLSKNKSLFAAYIGFNVGQLVISVTTAALVLKALGGTPPPYTTIWHFVPLSFAFITYTIVNKSAVALIVYLTEKISFVYQLKFYLRHLLTQLLSIGILGILIAVLYTLSPWYILLMLSPLTVVQASIRGYARLRQQAQQAFERIARVVGERDPYTGEHSTEVAKLAERLARALRLPEEETEQVAAAARVHDLGKIAVPDRILLKPTKLSPEEWAIMTRHPVTSAELLQGLEIYEGVLDIVKHEHEHWDGSGYPDGLAGKKIPLGARILAVADVWSALTSDRPYRKAYSKEEARRILQEMKGKELDPQLVDEFLKLVQ